One region of Salinirubrum litoreum genomic DNA includes:
- a CDS encoding DsbA family protein — protein MDADDLSRRQLLSLAGVATTTSLGGCASLVSRAESDGPPTTGGPTAGGTTTDATPTGGTTTDRATDAARETAEPPTVTEPNFGVSEATVPNRGAETRYATMGTTAETVTLYGNWKCPYTREFVAGQMGTLVDDFVAPGEVTLEYRAVAYENGEPSLGPDAPRATRAGLAVWDVDPDAYWSYFAHVFENQPQDADVWATTDTLVRFARAADVDGVAQVRKAIQSKSYTLPLQATADRAPRVGVTTFPRVVYDDTVTAPTLNPEATRRQFERAADSD, from the coding sequence ATGGATGCAGACGACCTCTCACGACGACAGTTGCTCTCGCTGGCCGGCGTCGCGACGACGACGAGCCTCGGGGGCTGTGCCAGTCTCGTCAGCCGAGCCGAGTCCGACGGACCGCCGACGACAGGTGGGCCGACGGCCGGCGGGACGACGACCGACGCGACACCGACCGGCGGGACGACGACCGACCGGGCGACAGACGCGGCACGGGAGACTGCCGAGCCACCCACCGTCACGGAACCGAACTTCGGTGTCTCGGAGGCCACCGTCCCGAACAGGGGAGCCGAGACACGGTACGCGACGATGGGCACCACCGCCGAGACGGTCACGCTCTACGGGAACTGGAAGTGTCCCTACACCCGCGAGTTCGTCGCCGGGCAGATGGGCACGCTCGTCGACGACTTCGTCGCGCCGGGCGAGGTCACCCTGGAGTACCGCGCCGTCGCCTACGAGAACGGCGAGCCGAGCCTCGGGCCGGACGCGCCGCGGGCGACGCGCGCCGGCCTCGCCGTCTGGGACGTCGACCCCGACGCCTACTGGTCGTACTTCGCGCACGTGTTCGAGAACCAGCCGCAGGATGCGGACGTGTGGGCGACGACCGACACGCTCGTCCGGTTCGCCCGCGCCGCCGACGTGGACGGCGTGGCGCAGGTCCGGAAGGCGATACAGTCCAAGAGCTACACGCTGCCCCTGCAGGCGACCGCCGACCGGGCCCCGCGCGTCGGCGTCACGACGTTCCCGCGCGTCGTCTACGACGACACGGTCACGGCACCGACGCTGAACCCGGAGGCGACCCGACGACAGTTCGAGCGCGCAGCAGACAGCGACTGA